From one Thermodesulfobacteriota bacterium genomic stretch:
- a CDS encoding cupin domain-containing protein, with amino-acid sequence MAWFLAQAQEGGHILLNSADIKWADAPPSMSPGAQIAVIEGDLKKAEPFAFRLKLPANYKIPPHTHPAIEHVTVLSGTFYMGAGDQLDQEKAIALTPGSFAAFQPGHSMFAWTEEETVIQVHGVGPWGIDYISPADDPRKK; translated from the coding sequence ATGGCTTGGTTCCTTGCGCAGGCGCAGGAGGGCGGGCATATTTTGCTTAACTCGGCTGATATAAAGTGGGCTGACGCGCCGCCATCGATGTCACCGGGCGCACAGATCGCTGTGATTGAAGGGGATTTGAAAAAAGCTGAGCCCTTCGCGTTCCGCCTTAAACTCCCCGCTAATTACAAGATTCCACCACACACCCATCCGGCTATAGAACACGTGACCGTTCTCTCCGGAACTTTCTACATGGGGGCTGGAGATCAACTCGATCAGGAGAAAGCCATAGCTTTGACACCCGGCAGTTTCGCAGCGTTTCAACCGGGGCACAGTATGTTTGCCTGGACTGAGGAAGAAACTGTAATCCAGGTGCATGGGGTTGGTCCGTGGGGGATCGATTACATTAGCCCGGCGGACGATCCGAGAAAGAAATAA
- a CDS encoding DUF1272 domain-containing protein: protein MLELRPTCEHCNKNLPPVSTEAMICSYECTFCKDCVDEVLEDVCPNCGGGFCPRPIRPSNNLKDDNYLGKDPASTKVRHKPVNIEVHREFSQSIKNVPPHER from the coding sequence ATGTTAGAGCTGCGACCTACTTGTGAGCATTGCAATAAGAACTTACCACCGGTTTCTACTGAAGCAATGATTTGCAGCTATGAATGTACTTTTTGCAAAGACTGCGTTGATGAAGTTTTAGAAGATGTGTGTCCAAATTGTGGTGGCGGTTTTTGTCCAAGGCCAATAAGGCCGAGTAATAATCTGAAAGATGATAATTACCTGGGCAAAGACCCGGCTTCCACAAAAGTTAGACATAAGCCGGTGAACATAGAAGTCCATCGTGAATTTTCCCAGAGCATTAAGAATGTGCCGCCACACGAGCGTTAA